From a single Pleurodeles waltl isolate 20211129_DDA chromosome 10, aPleWal1.hap1.20221129, whole genome shotgun sequence genomic region:
- the CETN2 gene encoding centrin-2, which translates to MASNYKKTSLGAATQRKKTGPKPELAEEQKQEIREAFDLFDADGAGAIDVKELKVAMRALGFEPKKEEIKKMISDIDKEGTGKISFCDFMALMTQKMAEKDSKEEILKAFRLFDDDDTGKISFKNLKRVAKELGENLTDEELQEMIDEADRDGDGEVNEQEFLRIMKKTSLY; encoded by the exons ATG GCTTCCAACTACAAGAAAACCTCACTCGGTGCAGCAACTCAAAGAAAAAAGACTGGCCCGAAACCTGAGCTGGCGGAAGAGCAGAAACAGGAGATCCGCGAAGCCTTCGATCTGTTCGATGCGGATGGTGCTGGTGCCATAGATGTGAAGGAACTCAAG GTAGCAATGAGGGCCCTGGGTTTCGAGCCCAAAAAGGAAGAGATAAAGAAGATGATTTCTGACATCGACAAGGAAGGGACGGGCAAGATCAGCTTCTGCGACTTCATGGCCCTGATGACCCAGAAGATG GCAGAAAAAGATTCCAAGGAGGAGATTCTCAAAGCCTTCAGGTTATTCGATGATGATGACACTGGCAAAATTTCCTTCAAAAACTTAAAGCGCGTGGCCAAAGAACTTGGGGAAAACCTGACGGACGAGGAGCTGCAG GAGATGATCgatgaggctgaccgtgatggagatgGCGAGGTGAATGAGCAGGAGTTCTTGCGCATCATGAAGAAGACCAGCCTATACTGA